GCATGGTTGTCACAATGCTCAGTTCAATGGCGAGACGGATGTGGGCAGGACGATGCTGGAATGCATGTCCGTCGTCAGATTCGCCGGTCCACCCTTGGGAGGCCAGATGCCTTGGGCCACCGCGTCGGCGCGTGCTTTGCTGCGCGCATCCAGCGTCGGATAGGCCCAGATGTTGGTAAAGCGTGGGGCTCCATCGAGGGCCACCATTGCAACCAGACAGGGCGAGATCTTTTCGCGCAGAGGAACGTACTGTTCCCACAGGTCGATGGTGGGCTGAACTCCACCGGGTTTGATTCCGTAGGTGCGGATTTCGTAGACCGGACCGCGGATGCCCGATTCCGCGCTGGGGCGCAGGGGCTTCATCCAGGGGAAGGCTTTGAAGCTCTGGATTTCAAGGCGTTGGTAGATGTCGCCGCAACCATAAGGCGATGCGCTTGCCTGCGTGCGCGCTCTCTCTGCATTCATTTCCTCAAGGCTGGCGAAGCCTCGCAGCACCGTCATCTGGTTGAGCACACCGATGTCTGTGAACCAACAGCCCAGCAACTCTCCGCCGGCTTGTGCGTCGGTTGCATAGGCGTGGACGTTGTTTGCGGCCGTGGCCGCAGTCCCCATGGGCAAAGTCAAAGTGGCTATTTCGTAGTACATGCAGGTTCTCCCTCGTTGTGTATGAATGAAAAAAATGGAAATTGAAAATGAAGAAAGGAAAAAGAAAAGTCGCGCCGCCCAGATTCCTCTGGACTAGACCGGCACCGCTTCGCTGGCATGGCGCGCGGCAATGAATCCGAACGTCATGGCCGGGCCCAAGGTGATGCCGCCGCTGGGGTAGCAGCCTGCCATGAGGCTACTCATGTCGTTGCCGACGGCATAGAGGCCCGGGATGTGTTCGCCGTCCTGATCGAGCACACGCGCATGCTCGTCGGTGCTCAGTCCTGCAAATGTTCCAAGGCTTCCGGCCACCACGCGCACTGCGTAGAACGGGCCCCGGATCAAAGGAGCCATGCAGGGATTGGGAAGCCCCGGTCGCACTTCACCTTGCACGCGGTTGTAGGCGGTTTCGCCTTTCGCGAATTCGGTGTCCTGGCCCTGCAAGGCCATGGCGTTGTAGCGCGACACGGTGTCTTTCAACTGCGTTTGATCGATACCGCAGGCAAGGGCCAAGGCGTCCCACGTGTCTGCCTGCACAAGATAGCCACTGCGCAGCCAGTGTGTCTTGGGCATGGGCCACGGTTTGGCAGCGCCCAATCCGAAGCGATTGAAGAACTCCCGATCACAGAGCAGCCATGCTTGCACGGTCTCGCCCTCGGGCGTCGCGGCCAGGAGTCCGCGCATGAAATCGTGATAGGAATCGGCCTCGTTGACGAAGCGCTTTCCGTCGGAGCGCACCGCGATCAAACCGGGTTTTGCGCGCTCGATCAGGTGTGGAAAGTGGCCCGTCGATCCATCGGCGCGTGGAACCAACGAAACCGGCGCGAGGGCTGCCGCATCCTTCAAGTCGCTGCGCACCCATCCACCGACCGATTCGCCCAACCTCAACCCATCGCCGGTATTTCCCCATCCGGCTGCCGAGTGATGTGAGTGACCCTCTCTGGCGTGAGCGAGCATCTGCGCCTTGCGTGCCGCGTCGTGCGGAAATCCGCCACAGGCAAGCACCACGCCTTGGGATGCGTGAATGACGACTGGCCCATTGGAGGTATGAACAGTCGCACCGGAAATACGCCCGGACGATCTCAGCAAACCGACAGCGGCATGGCTCGTGCGAATATCCACATCCAATTCAAACGCCGAAGCTGCGAGCGCCGCCACCAGCGCATTGCCGTTGACCAGCCGCAGGCTGCGGTTGTGCAGCAGCACATCGCGTGCATGCTGCAAAAGGCGCTTGCTCACATACCAGAAGGACGCCAACGAACGACGTGAATTGAGAAAGTGACGCAGCTCCTGACCGGAGGCGATGCCCATGCCCCACAGGGTCGTTTCCTGCAACGGCGGTTTCAGCGTATGCACGCGTTGCCCAAGGCGTCGGCCATCGAATGGCGCCGCGCAGACGGAGCGTCCGCCCAGGACGGCATGGGGATTGTTGCCATGAAAGTCGGGAATGGCATTTCCATCGATGAACCGAAGAGCGGTGTGGCGTTGAAAGAACTCCACCATGTGCGGGGCCTGCGCAAGATAGGTGCGCGCACGGGACTCCTCGAAGTGTTCGCCAAGTTCAAGGCGCAGATAGTTCAGTGCGTCCTCTTCGTGCTCCGAAATGCCTGCCGCCAGCGCCAGCGGATTGCGGGGAATCCACATCCATCCGCCGGACCAAGCGGTGGTTCCTCCGAAGCGCGCCTCCTTTTCGATGACGATGACTTTGAGACCTCGCTGAGCCGCAGTCACTGCACTGGACAAGCCCCCTGCCCCAGATCCTATGACGAGAAGATCGCAGTTCAGTGGGGGTTCGGTGGCAATGGGATGTTCTTGTGTGCAGTGGGACGACATGAGGATGGTGTTTGCTTACGCAGCGTAGATAGGCAGCCGACTCGGTGGGCCGCCGTGTGTGGATTTCTGGAAAAAGGGTGAGGTGCCGCTGGCTGCGGCCATTTGCGCTGCCACTTCGATCAGCTCAGCACCCAGCGCTTGCATGCGCTGCTCTGTGAACCGGACCGTGGGGCCTGCGATGGAAATCGCGCCGATGGGTGCGCCGCCAATGGGTTGGACCACTGCGGCCATGGCGCTCAGCCCCGAGGTGTAGGTGTCGATCGTGATGCTGAAGCCGCGAGTGCGGGCCTCTTTCACGTACTTCATCATTTCCTTGAGATTCTTGGGGGCGTTGGGCCCGTAGTCGGCCCGTTGCCCCATGCCCTGCCCCGAGGCCAACGCAATCGCTTCATCGTCGGTCAACGCACTCATCCATGCAATGCCGGAGGACGAACAGGAAAGGCGTGCGTCGCTGCCCATGTCCGGGTCATAACGAAGGCCCTGCCGTGCGCCTTGCGCTCGCGCCACCCAGGTCAGGCGCGCGCCATCAACGACGGAAAGGCGGACCAGTTCACCGGAACTCGCCGCCAGCCGGTCCAGCAGAGGTTGAGAGAAATCGGTGATGCCGCTGTGGCTGAGGAAGGACAAGCCCAGCGAAGTCAGCTTGGTGGTGAGCATGTAAGCGCCCAGTTCACGCGGCTGCCGGACGTAGCCGTAACGCGCAAGTTCGCCAAGCAGCCGGTGTGCTGCGCTGCGCGGAATGTGGAGTGTGTCGGCGATGTTCGCCAACTCCAGGCCTTCGCCATGGCGTGCCAGAAGTTCAAAAATGCCGAGGGTGCGTTCAAGGACGTTGCTCATATGGGACCACTGTGTCGATCATGAAAGTGGTGAGCAGCGTACCGCATTGCGAACCGATCCAGACCTTCGCAGGTCAGTCGGTTGGCAAGTGGAATCGGGCCACGTCGGGTCGATGAAAGTCGGCGCATGGGCTCTTACTTCTGCTCCTGAAAATCGATGAAACAAAACAATGTTCAAAAATGGAATGACATTCCACTATTGAATAATAATTCGAAAAACGCAGAAACGGAACACATGTTTCTCAATCAATTCAGGGAGGCTTCAATGCACGACAACCATCGCAACCAACTCAGTGGCGCAACGCGCGTTCACTTCATCGTGGGAGATCCCATTGCCCAAGTGAGATCACCGCTCGGCGTCTCGCAGGCGTTCGATCAACTCGGGATGAATGCGATCGTGATCCCTGCACATGTATCGCCACAAGCCCTTGCGCAGTGGCATGCAGGCGTCTCCCTGGCGAAGAACGTGGACGGCATCATCGTGACGGTGCCGCACAAATTTGCATGCACGGCTTTGTGCAATACGGTGTCTGAGCGTGCGCAGTTTCTGGGCACCGTCAACACCATGCGACGCAACCCGGATGGCGAATGGCACGGCGACATGTTCGACGGCGTGGGATACGTGCAAGCGCTGCGTGACAAGGGATGCGAGCCCAAAGGGCAGCGCGCACTTCTGGTGGGGGCCGGCGGCGCAGGCTCGGCGATCGCTCACGCACTGGTGACGGCGGGCGTCGCATCGCTGGATCTGCATGACAGCGATGTGGTTCGCCGGGATGCGCTGGTGAATCGCTTGACTGGATTGAGTCTTTGCCCCGTCGGCGTGGGCTCATCCGATCCTGCGGGTTATTCGCTGGTCATCAACGCCTCGCCGGTCGGCATGCGCGAGTCCGATCCTCTGCCCGTAGTGGTCGAGCGCCTCGATGCAAACGCCTTCGTGGGCTGTGTGATCACGCTGCCCGTGGTGAGTCCTCTGATCACTGCGGCCAGAGCGCGCGGGCTGGGCACGGTCACTGGCACCGACATGTTCGCGCGGGTCCGTGACTTGATGGTTGATTTCCTCGCTCAGCGATAGGTGGCCCCATGTCCATGAAACTCATTCAGAGTCTGGCGCAGTTGCCCGACGGACAGGCGTTCGATGTCGCGGTGATTGGGGCAGGTGGCGCGGGCATGGCGACGGCTCTTTTCGCGGCACTTGAGGGACGCGAAGTGCTGCTGGTCGAACATACGGAATATGTCGGCGGCACCACCGCTTTGTCAGCAGGAACTTGCTGGGTGCCTGGCACAACGCAGGGAGCATCGGTCAATCCGAATGACACGCTGGCAGATGCGGACCGCTATCTGCAAACCGCAGTCGGTCACTATGGTGTGAGCGACTTGCGGCGGGTCTTTCTGGAGCGAGGCGCTGAAGCCATCGAGCACCTGGCGAAAAAGTCGGAAGTCCAGTTTCGGCCTTACGCCAAACACCCGGACTACATCTCCGAGCTGGCTGGTTCCACCACTGCGGGACGCGCACTGGAGCCCGTTCCGTTCGACGCACGCCAGCTCGGCAAGCTGTTCGGTTTGGTCCGACCGCCCATCGAGGAGTTCACCGTCTTGGGCGGCATGATGGTCGATCGCACCGACATCAACCACTTGCTGGGAATGCGGCAATCCTGGGCTTCGCTGAAGCACTCATTGCGCATACTGACTCGACATGCCAGGGACAAGTTGAGCCATCCGCGCGGAACCCGATTGGTGATGGGCAATGCCTTGATCGCGCGCCTGCTCCATTCGCTGTCGAGCCTGCCGAATGTGACGCTGGCAATGAACACAGAAGTCACCAGTCTGCAAGGCGACCACTACGGTGTGAAAGGACTGACGTTGGCGAAGTCCGGCGCATTCAAGTCGGTGCGCGTGCGTGGAGGCGTGGTGCTTGCCAGCGGCGGCTTCAATCGCAATGAAGTACGCCGCCGGGCATTGTTGCCCGGTACTGAATCGGGATGGTGCCCAGGCGCACCGGGGCACACCGGCAAAGCGCATGTCCTCGCGGAAACGGTCGGCGCGCGTTATGGAAAAGAAACGATGAGCCCCGCCTACTGGGCGCCCGTGTCTCGCAGAAAACGAGCGGATGGAAGCACCGCCGTGTTCCCCCACTTCGTGATGGACCGTGCGAAACCGGGCGTACTTTGCGTCAACTCCGCGGCGCAGCGATTCGTCAACGAAAGCACGTCATATCACTTGTTCGGTCTGGCAATGCAGCAATCAGGATCGGACGGCCGGGTTTCAACGCCCGCCTTCCTCATTTGCGATGCCATTGCGCTGAAGAAATATGGCCTCGGCATGGTGCGCCCGGGAGGCGGCGGGCTCGCTCGCTTTCTGGCGGATGGCTATCTCACGCAGGCCGAAACGGTGGAGGAATTGGCGAAGTCGCTGGGAATTGATGGCCAACGTCTGACGGCAACCGTTGCACGCTTCAATCAACTCGCACGCAGCGGTGTGGACGAGGACTTTCACCGGGGCGAAACCACATACCAGCGCAACTTGGGTGATCCGCATTGGCCGGGTCCCAATCCATGCATGGGTCCGCTGGAACAAGGCCCGTATTTCGCGGTGCGACTGTATCCCGGCGATATCGGCGCGGCGCAGGGATTCGATACCGATGTCCATGCGCAGACGCTCGACGAGAACGGGCACCCGATACCGGGCCTGTACGCAGTAGGCAACGACATGCGCTCGATCATGGGCGGCGTCTACACCGCGCCCGGCATCACGATCGGCCCGGGAATCGTGTTCGGCTACCTCGCGGCGCGCCATGCGTGCGCCAGAGCTTTGGACATGCGCTGACAGCACATGTCTCGCACGTGAGGGGACGACTCCCGTCCCGCCACGCTCATCAGTGACTCCATGCAGGTTGCGCAAGTCCACCCTAGACCTGCGGGAGACGTTGCGTTCAATTCAAAACCACAAAAGAGAGGCAAACCATGAATCGCAAAAAACAGGACGTTGACGCGCACAGCGCTCAACAGTCCAAGAAGGCAACCGCCAGCGGCTGGATCGGTTCAGCGCTGGAGTACTACGACTTCTTCATCTATGCAACCGCTGCAGCGCTGATCTTTCCGCAGATATTTTTCCCGAAAGGCGATCCCAACGTCGCCATCATCGCCTCGCTCGCCACCTATGGCGTGGGGTATGTGGCGCGCCCCATCGGCGCGTTCGTGTTGGGACACCTGGGCGATACGCGCGGTCGCAAGCAAATTCTTGTGCTGTGCATGCTGTTGATGGGCGTTTCCACCATGATCGTGGGACTGCTGCCCAGCTACGAGCAAATTGGCTTGTGGGCTCCCGCGCTGCTGGTCGTCTGCCGACTGATTCAAGGCTTTGCTGTTGCAGGCGAAATATCCGGCGCCAGTTCGATGATTCTGGAGCACGCGCCGCCCGGACAACGAGGCTACTACGCGAGCTTTGCCCTGCAGGGTGTGCAAGCCGGACAAATCATGGCGGCAGCGATCTTCTTGCCACTCGCGCACTTCATGCCAGCCGATGCCTTCCTGGCATGGGGCTGGCGCATTCCCTTCTTGCTGAGCTTCATTCTGATCGTTGTCGGCTGGATCATTCGCCGTGAAGTGGACGAAACGCCCGCATTCACCCACGACCAAACCAAGAAGGCGCGCTCACCAGTGCTGGACGCCTTCAAGTACAACTCCCCGAACATGCTGCGGGTCACACTCATGGCGGCAATGAACGTCATTCCGGTCGTCACCACGGTGTTCGGTGCCGTGTATGCGGTACAACCAGCGTACGGCATTGGCTTCGACAAGAACGTCTATCTGTGGATCCCCGTGCTGGGCAACCTCGTGGCGATACTGATCATTCCACTGATTGGACGACTCTCGGACCGTCTGGGTCGCCGCCCGCCCTTCATCGTCGGTTCGCTGCTGGCTGGTGCGATGTCTTTTGGCTACCTGTACGCCATCAGCATCCACAACGTCGCGCTCGCAATCGTGATGTCCGTGCTGATGTGGGGCGTCGCCTACCAGGGATTCAACGCCGTGTTCCCGAGCTTCTTTCCCGAGCTGTTTCCCACCCGCACCCGCGTGTCGGCGATGGCCATCTCTCAGAACGTCGGCACCGCAACCACCGCCATGCTGCCAGCCCTGTTCGCAGCCGTGGCTCCTCCCGGCTCGCAGAACATCTGGATGACCGTAGGAGGCCTGGCCTTCGCCATCACGATCGTCGCAGCCACTGCCGCATGGAGCGCCCGAGAGACTTATCGCACCGCCATGCATGAGTTGGGGCGGGACGTTGTTTGAACCCAGCCCGAGTTGATCACCAAGCATGCCTCTTGCCGAACCGGAATGCCCAGAAAGGGCAAGCGAGGTTCGCTGAGGCATTCTGGGCCGTTCAACGCGGGCTGCTGTCCAAGTGCTCCTTCATCCTCTTGGCCACGTCGCGAACCCATGGCTGTTTGGCCCAGTGGGACTCTGCGAACGCATGAATTTCCTCCTGATGATTCAAGGTCAGGCCGATGACATCGACGCCTTGCAGGAACATGGTCTGGTGGCGCTGCGAGATGGGGAATTCGGCCTGGATTGGGCCGTAGGTGACTTTGCGTGATGCCACGTCGATCTGCATGGGTGGGGCTTCAGCGCCGTCGGCAAGGTCCATCATCGCCTCGATGGTCTGTGGATCGAGTTGCACAAGCAGCAGGCGGTTGCCCATCGCATTGGAGTAGAAGATTTCCCCGAAGCTGGGTGCGACCACGGCCTGAATGCCGTACTGCAGCAGGCCCCACACGGCGTGCTCGCGGCTGGAGCCGCATCCGAAATTGGAGCCACCCAGAAGCACGTTGGTGCCAGCGCGGTCGGGATGGTTCAGGGCACATTCCGGGCGCAGCGTTCCGCTCTTGTCGAAGCGCAGGTCGTACAGCAGGCCTTGCGCCAGACCCGATTTGTCGATGCCGCGCAGGAACTGTTTGGGCATGATCTGGTCGGTGTCCAGATTGTCGATGCGCAGCGCAGTCGCCTGTCCCGTGATGGTTCGATCAGTTGGCATGCGTTTGCTCCATCTTTCTTGCGTCGGTGATCATCCCGGTCACGGCCGCGGCAGCGGCCATTGCGGGGCTCATCAGGTGGGTGATCGCGCCTCGGCCCTGGCGGCCTTCGAAGTTGCGGTTGGTGGTCGATGCGCAGCGTATGCCGTCCATCAGCACGTCGTCGTTCATGGCGAGGCACATGGAGCAACCGGGCTTGCGCCATTCGAAGCCCGCGTTGAGGAATACCTTGTCCAGCCCCTCCAACTCGGCCTGAATCTTGACGGCGCCGGAGCCCGGAACCACCATCGCGCGAACCCCCTTGGCGACCTGTCTGCCCTCCACGATGGACGCTGCGGCGCGCAGGTCCTCGATGCGTGCATTGGTGCATGAGCCGATGAAGACATGCTCGATGGGCGTGCCCGCGAGCGCGGCTCCCGGCTGCAAAGCGGTGTACCGCAGCGCCTGTTCTGCGCTGCGACGGATCTCGCTGCTCAGACTTTCCGGGGACGGAATCTTGCCGCTGATGGGCAGCACCTGATCGGGGCTTGTTCCCCAAGTGACGTGAGGCTCGATGTTCGCAGCGTCGAAAACATGTTCCGCGTCGAATGTCGCGTCTGCGTCGCTGCGAAGGTCTTTCCAAGCCGCAAGAGCCGATTCGCGAGTCTGCCCCACGATGTCGGGGCACTTCTCGAGAACATAGCGGATGGATGTCTCGTCAGGCGCAATCAGCGCTCCGCGCGCTCCGGCTTCCACGGCCATATTGCAGAGCGTGAATCGCGCCTCGACCGAGAGTTGTTCGATGGCAGTGCCGCAGAACTCCACCACGTAGCCGCGCGCACCCTGCGCACCGATCTGACCGATGATCATCAGAATCAGATCCTTGCTGGTGGTGCCTGTCGGGAGTGTTCCATCCACGCGAATGCGCATGTCCTTTGCAGTGCGATAAACCAGCGTCTGCGTGGCGAGCACATGCTCCACCTCGGAGGTGCCGATGCCAAAGCCCAGTGCACCCAGCGCACCATAGGTGGTGGTGTGGCTGTCGCCGCAGATGACCACCATGCCGGGCCGGATCATTCCATGTTCGGGCGCGACCACATGCTCGATGCCCTGCATGGCATCGTTGGTGTCGAACAAGGGAATGCCGTGCATCGCGCAGTTGCGGGCCAGATTGGAGGCCTGCAGCGCGGACGCCGCATCGTGAATGATGCGAATGGCGGACGGGTCCGTCGGAATGATGTGGCTGACGACCGAGACGTTCTGCCCGGGCACAGCCACTTTGCGGTTCTCTTCATGCAGCCCGGCGAAGGCTTGCGGACTGGTGTATTCGTTCATCAGATGCAGATCGCAGAACAACAGAACGTTGTCTTCATCGAGCCTGCGCACGGTGTGGCTGTCGACCAGTTTCTGGTACAGCGTCTTGTTGGATGGGGTTGTGTCGTGGGGCATGTTCTTCTTCGCTTGTCAGTCTGCGGTGATCCCGCGTTCCTTCACCAGCTTGCCCCATTGAGGCAGTTCACGCTCCAGGCGCGCGCGGGCTTCGGCGGGTGTGGATGGCAGCGGGTCAAAGCCTTCTTTGGCCATTCGGGCGGCGACATTGGGTTTGGCGAGGACCGAACGCAAAGTGGCGTTCAACTTCTCGATCACCGGGGCGGGTGTGCCGGCAGGTGCAAACACCATGAACCAAGTTTCGAAGGCGTAGTTCGGCATGCCTCCTTCGGCGATGGTCGGCACATCGGGCATCAACGGAGAGCGCTGTTTGCCAGTGACGCCAATGGCGCGCAGCTTGCCCCCTTGGACCTGAGGCGCTGCGGCTGAGAGCACCGGGAACGACATTTGCACCTGGCCGCCGATGGTGTCGACCAGAGCCGGGCCACCGCCGCGGTACGGTACGTGCATGATGTTGAAATTGCCGACGCTCTTGAACAACTCGGCGGCAATGTGGAAGGTACTGCCCGAACCAGCCGAGCCGTAGCTGAACTCGCCCTGCTTGGCACTCAGCAGGGCCATCAGTTCCTTGAGGTTCTTGGCGGGAAGCGCGTTGTTGACGACCAGCACATGCTGCGAAGTGGCCACCATGCCAATGGGTGCCAGATCCTTGAGGGTGTCGTAGGGCATCTTGGCCGTCAGCCACGGATTGATGGCCAGAGACACGGTCTGCAACCCGATGGTGTATCCGTCAGCCGGAGATTTCGCCACCGCGTCCACCCCCAGATTGCCACCGGCACCGCCCTTGTTTTCGATCACAAGCGACTGCCCCAGCGCCTTGCCCCATTCTTCGGAGACCAGCCGCGCGGCGATGTCGGCACTTCCTCCGGGGGCGTAGGGCACGATCAGTTTGACCGGCTTCTGCGGGTAGGCATTCTGTGCCAATGCGTGGGTCAGCGGCATGCATGCAGCCAGCGCGAGTACAAGGGTTCTGCGGTTCATCGATGTCTCCGGTGTTTGTTATGAAGCACGAGACAGATGCTAATAATGAATGAAAATTAAATAAATTACGTCAGATTCATTCTTTATTGCCTACAGCACAATAATTGACCCATGATTCGCCATGCGCGGAAAGGCCGGCACACGCTCACCGCGCAGGAAGCCTCGATGTCACCAGGGACCGCAGGGCTCCGCCGCCCGTCTGCGCCATGGCTCGAAGGCATCGACCAGTCGGTCCACCATGGTCCGGATTTTTGCGGGCATCTGTTTGGTGGCCTGGAACACCGCATACACATCGGCAGGCGGACTGCTCCAGTCTCCGAGGACCGGCACCAGCCGCTTGCTGCGCAGGTGCTCGGCAATGTCCCACTGCGAACGCAGCAAAATGCCACGCCCTTCGATGGCCCAGCCCAACGCGGCCGTCCCATCGTTGGAGCTCAGGTTCGATCGAACCTTGACCGCTTCGACTTCGCCCGCGCGACGCAGATACCAGGTGCCGTAGGTCTCATCACCCTCGCGGATGAAGATGCAATTGTGCTTGCCAAGTTCTCTCGGTGTGGCCGGAACGCCAAGCTTCTTCAGGTAGCTCGGTGCCGCACACAGCAGCCGCCGGTTGTTGGCCAGCAGTCGCGCAGTCAGGCGACTGTCGGCCTGCTCGCCAAAACGAATGACGAGATCAAAGCCCTGCTCCACCAGATTGATCGGCCGATCCGTCAGATGCAGTTGCACCTCGACCTGCGGAAACTCCTGCGTGAACTTCGACAGCACTGG
The window above is part of the Diaphorobacter sp. HDW4B genome. Proteins encoded here:
- a CDS encoding NIPSNAP family protein, which codes for MYYEIATLTLPMGTAATAANNVHAYATDAQAGGELLGCWFTDIGVLNQMTVLRGFASLEEMNAERARTQASASPYGCGDIYQRLEIQSFKAFPWMKPLRPSAESGIRGPVYEIRTYGIKPGGVQPTIDLWEQYVPLREKISPCLVAMVALDGAPRFTNIWAYPTLDARSKARADAVAQGIWPPKGGPANLTTDMHSSIVLPTSVSPLN
- a CDS encoding FAD-dependent oxidoreductase is translated as MSSAVTAAQRGLKVIVIEKEARFGGTTAWSGGWMWIPRNPLALAAGISEHEEDALNYLRLELGEHFEESRARTYLAQAPHMVEFFQRHTALRFIDGNAIPDFHGNNPHAVLGGRSVCAAPFDGRRLGQRVHTLKPPLQETTLWGMGIASGQELRHFLNSRRSLASFWYVSKRLLQHARDVLLHNRSLRLVNGNALVAALAASAFELDVDIRTSHAAVGLLRSSGRISGATVHTSNGPVVIHASQGVVLACGGFPHDAARKAQMLAHAREGHSHHSAAGWGNTGDGLRLGESVGGWVRSDLKDAAALAPVSLVPRADGSTGHFPHLIERAKPGLIAVRSDGKRFVNEADSYHDFMRGLLAATPEGETVQAWLLCDREFFNRFGLGAAKPWPMPKTHWLRSGYLVQADTWDALALACGIDQTQLKDTVSRYNAMALQGQDTEFAKGETAYNRVQGEVRPGLPNPCMAPLIRGPFYAVRVVAGSLGTFAGLSTDEHARVLDQDGEHIPGLYAVGNDMSSLMAGCYPSGGITLGPAMTFGFIAARHASEAVPV
- a CDS encoding IclR family transcriptional regulator — protein: MSNVLERTLGIFELLARHGEGLELANIADTLHIPRSAAHRLLGELARYGYVRQPRELGAYMLTTKLTSLGLSFLSHSGITDFSQPLLDRLAASSGELVRLSVVDGARLTWVARAQGARQGLRYDPDMGSDARLSCSSSGIAWMSALTDDEAIALASGQGMGQRADYGPNAPKNLKEMMKYVKEARTRGFSITIDTYTSGLSAMAAVVQPIGGAPIGAISIAGPTVRFTEQRMQALGAELIEVAAQMAAASGTSPFFQKSTHGGPPSRLPIYAA
- a CDS encoding shikimate dehydrogenase, giving the protein MHDNHRNQLSGATRVHFIVGDPIAQVRSPLGVSQAFDQLGMNAIVIPAHVSPQALAQWHAGVSLAKNVDGIIVTVPHKFACTALCNTVSERAQFLGTVNTMRRNPDGEWHGDMFDGVGYVQALRDKGCEPKGQRALLVGAGGAGSAIAHALVTAGVASLDLHDSDVVRRDALVNRLTGLSLCPVGVGSSDPAGYSLVINASPVGMRESDPLPVVVERLDANAFVGCVITLPVVSPLITAARARGLGTVTGTDMFARVRDLMVDFLAQR
- a CDS encoding FAD-dependent oxidoreductase, which translates into the protein MSMKLIQSLAQLPDGQAFDVAVIGAGGAGMATALFAALEGREVLLVEHTEYVGGTTALSAGTCWVPGTTQGASVNPNDTLADADRYLQTAVGHYGVSDLRRVFLERGAEAIEHLAKKSEVQFRPYAKHPDYISELAGSTTAGRALEPVPFDARQLGKLFGLVRPPIEEFTVLGGMMVDRTDINHLLGMRQSWASLKHSLRILTRHARDKLSHPRGTRLVMGNALIARLLHSLSSLPNVTLAMNTEVTSLQGDHYGVKGLTLAKSGAFKSVRVRGGVVLASGGFNRNEVRRRALLPGTESGWCPGAPGHTGKAHVLAETVGARYGKETMSPAYWAPVSRRKRADGSTAVFPHFVMDRAKPGVLCVNSAAQRFVNESTSYHLFGLAMQQSGSDGRVSTPAFLICDAIALKKYGLGMVRPGGGGLARFLADGYLTQAETVEELAKSLGIDGQRLTATVARFNQLARSGVDEDFHRGETTYQRNLGDPHWPGPNPCMGPLEQGPYFAVRLYPGDIGAAQGFDTDVHAQTLDENGHPIPGLYAVGNDMRSIMGGVYTAPGITIGPGIVFGYLAARHACARALDMR
- a CDS encoding MFS transporter produces the protein MNRKKQDVDAHSAQQSKKATASGWIGSALEYYDFFIYATAAALIFPQIFFPKGDPNVAIIASLATYGVGYVARPIGAFVLGHLGDTRGRKQILVLCMLLMGVSTMIVGLLPSYEQIGLWAPALLVVCRLIQGFAVAGEISGASSMILEHAPPGQRGYYASFALQGVQAGQIMAAAIFLPLAHFMPADAFLAWGWRIPFLLSFILIVVGWIIRREVDETPAFTHDQTKKARSPVLDAFKYNSPNMLRVTLMAAMNVIPVVTTVFGAVYAVQPAYGIGFDKNVYLWIPVLGNLVAILIIPLIGRLSDRLGRRPPFIVGSLLAGAMSFGYLYAISIHNVALAIVMSVLMWGVAYQGFNAVFPSFFPELFPTRTRVSAMAISQNVGTATTAMLPALFAAVAPPGSQNIWMTVGGLAFAITIVAATAAWSARETYRTAMHELGRDVV
- the leuD gene encoding 3-isopropylmalate dehydratase small subunit encodes the protein MPTDRTITGQATALRIDNLDTDQIMPKQFLRGIDKSGLAQGLLYDLRFDKSGTLRPECALNHPDRAGTNVLLGGSNFGCGSSREHAVWGLLQYGIQAVVAPSFGEIFYSNAMGNRLLLVQLDPQTIEAMMDLADGAEAPPMQIDVASRKVTYGPIQAEFPISQRHQTMFLQGVDVIGLTLNHQEEIHAFAESHWAKQPWVRDVAKRMKEHLDSSPR
- the leuC gene encoding 3-isopropylmalate dehydratase large subunit; amino-acid sequence: MPHDTTPSNKTLYQKLVDSHTVRRLDEDNVLLFCDLHLMNEYTSPQAFAGLHEENRKVAVPGQNVSVVSHIIPTDPSAIRIIHDAASALQASNLARNCAMHGIPLFDTNDAMQGIEHVVAPEHGMIRPGMVVICGDSHTTTYGALGALGFGIGTSEVEHVLATQTLVYRTAKDMRIRVDGTLPTGTTSKDLILMIIGQIGAQGARGYVVEFCGTAIEQLSVEARFTLCNMAVEAGARGALIAPDETSIRYVLEKCPDIVGQTRESALAAWKDLRSDADATFDAEHVFDAANIEPHVTWGTSPDQVLPISGKIPSPESLSSEIRRSAEQALRYTALQPGAALAGTPIEHVFIGSCTNARIEDLRAAASIVEGRQVAKGVRAMVVPGSGAVKIQAELEGLDKVFLNAGFEWRKPGCSMCLAMNDDVLMDGIRCASTTNRNFEGRQGRGAITHLMSPAMAAAAAVTGMITDARKMEQTHAN
- a CDS encoding tripartite tricarboxylate transporter substrate binding protein → MNRRTLVLALAACMPLTHALAQNAYPQKPVKLIVPYAPGGSADIAARLVSEEWGKALGQSLVIENKGGAGGNLGVDAVAKSPADGYTIGLQTVSLAINPWLTAKMPYDTLKDLAPIGMVATSQHVLVVNNALPAKNLKELMALLSAKQGEFSYGSAGSGSTFHIAAELFKSVGNFNIMHVPYRGGGPALVDTIGGQVQMSFPVLSAAAPQVQGGKLRAIGVTGKQRSPLMPDVPTIAEGGMPNYAFETWFMVFAPAGTPAPVIEKLNATLRSVLAKPNVAARMAKEGFDPLPSTPAEARARLERELPQWGKLVKERGITAD
- a CDS encoding LysR family transcriptional regulator; amino-acid sequence: MDSFSDLTLFAQIAKLGSMAAAAQELGVTPPVVSRRLAALEARLGVRLLNRTTRRSSLTPEGEQYLNDGARILEELSALESRLGGGTHQPMGTIRIGATLGFGRMYIAPVLSKFTQEFPQVEVQLHLTDRPINLVEQGFDLVIRFGEQADSRLTARLLANNRRLLCAAPSYLKKLGVPATPRELGKHNCIFIREGDETYGTWYLRRAGEVEAVKVRSNLSSNDGTAALGWAIEGRGILLRSQWDIAEHLRSKRLVPVLGDWSSPPADVYAVFQATKQMPAKIRTMVDRLVDAFEPWRRRAAEPCGPW